The DNA region TTCTCTGAGCGGATGTTGCGGGAGCATCTGGATCAGAGCCACGGGGCCGCCAGCCGGCAGCAGGCGGAGATCGATCGTCAGATGGACGTGATCTGGAGATGGTTGCAACTGCGCCCTGGAGCCCGCGTGTTGGACGTCACCTGTGGCCCCGGCCTGTACGCCGTTCGCCTGGCACGCCGTGGCTGCGTCGTCCACGGCATTGACTTCAGCCCCGCCTCCATCCGCTACGCCCGGGAGCTGGCGGCGGAGCAAGGGGTGGCCGACCGGTGCCGATTCACCCTGGCGGATGTGCGCAGCGCGTTGCCCCTGGAGCGCGATGCCGGATATGATGCCGCCCTGTTCCTGTACGGTCAGCTGGCCGTCTTCCCTCGCGATGAGGCCAAGGCGCTCCTGAGTGATTGCGCTCGGGCCCTGCGTCCGGGCGGTCGGTTGCTGATCGAGCTGCTCGACTTCGAGAGGCTGGACCGCCGGTCGCATAGCTCCTGGTGGTATACCGATCAGGGCGGTTTATGGGGGGACTTTCCCTATCTGCACCTGGGCGAACGGGATTGGGATGCGGAACAGCGAGCCGCCGTCGAGCGGTATTATATCCTCAACCTGGAGACCGGGGAGCTCCACACGTATGGGCTGGTCGATCAGGGATATCCCGTCGAGGAGATGGTGTCGATGTGTCGGGCGGCCGGGTTCTCGCAAGTGGAGACCCATCCGGCCTGGGATGGCCTGGACCTCTACGATGCCGACGAATGGATCGTCTATGTAGCCGAGCGAGGCGTATGAGCCGACAGCCGATCGCCGTCCGGATCCGGCCGTTGCGGCCGGAGGATATCCCCGCCTGGGTGGCCCTGATCAACGCCGCCGACGCGGTGGACGAGCTCGGCCGGGCTACCACCGTTGAGGAGGCGCGAGCGAAGCTGCGCTCCCCGGGCTACGGCTATGATCGCGTGCTCCTGGCCTGGCACCGTCGGCGGCTCCTGGGCTATGCGGACCTCTGGCGGCAGGCGGACGATCGCGCCATCGGCGGGGTGACCGTCCATCCCTTCTTCCGTGGGCGTGGGGTGGGGCGAAAGCTCCTGCGCCGCCTGATCGGCCTGGCCCGTCGGGAGGGCGTGCGCGTTCTCGATGTGCCGGTGGTGCCCCGGATCCAGGCCGCGGTCGCGCTGCTGATTGGCGCCGGCTTCCGACGTGTACGTTACTGGTGGGAGATGGTGTGGGTGGGGCGGGTGCCGCCGCCTGCCCCCGATCCGCCGCCGGGCGTGCGGCTGCGTACCTACCATCCGGGACAGGACGCGCAGGCCTGGCTGGCGCTGGATGCTGCGGCCTTCTCCCGTCATTGGGGGGCGACCCCGTTGACGCCGGAGGACGTCGCTGCCCTGGCAGACCGCCCGGATTTCGATCCGGATGGGCTGTGGTTCGCAGAGGTGGATGGGAAACTGGTCGGACAGGCATTGGCTCGCTATAATAAGCAAGGTCCGACGTTGCTGGGCATGCCGGTGGGGCGCATCGACGAGGTGGCCGTGTTGCCCGCGTATCGCGGCCGGGGAATCGGACGGGCGCTGGTGCTGGCCGCCATGAACTATCTGTGGTCTCGTGGCTGCCGGGTGATCGAGCTCACCGTGGACGGGGAAAACGCCCGCGCTCGCCGTTTGTATGATACACTGGGCTTCGTGGAGGCGGGACAGCTTCATTGGTACCGATATGAGCTTGAGAGCGGCAGATCGTCTGATTGAGAAGCCCTAATGAGGAGTTCCCACCGGAGTGATGCGAAGGGTCTCTCCCTCACAGTTTTGGCCGAAGGAGCTCTCCTATGGATCAAAAGATCAGTAAGAATGGACATAGCCGCTGGGAAGAAGAGGATCACATCATTCGAACGGAGCTGGATCCGGTTCTCCTCACGCAACTGCAGATGCTCCAGGGGAAGACGATTCAGGGGCTGGCTCTGTGGGCGAACTCTATCGCCGATGAGGAGCTGGCCGAATTGGACGAGGACATGACTCCGGAGAATCGCGTCTTCGTGGATTTTGATTTATATTTGGAAGGGCATATCCTGATGGAGGTGTATGCGGCTTCCTTATATCATGGCGTCGATGAGAAGCCCGTGGTAGGATTGGAGACCATCGCCAATACCCTGGCCCGTATGACCGAGCGGGGGGCCACCCTGGGCAACGTGACCACGGATGAGGCCGAGGGGCTGGTGTTGACGTTGACCACCCGTGAGGGTGAGGAGACCCTGATCGTGGCCCCGAGCGGCTGGGCGCTCGGGCACTGGGATGAGCTGCCGGACGACGAGCTATGGCTGGCATGAGCTGCCTGTATTCGCTTCCGTTTGTGGGGTGAGCTGGCGTCTGGATCCTGTACGCTTTCTCCATCTGACGAACCATACTTGAGGGCACACGCGCTGACGCGGAGCCGGGGGCAAGGCTAGCCCCCGGCTTTCCATTGCGTGGGGGTGATGCGGGTGAAGGCAACGAACGAGGTAACCGTAAGAGAGGTGTGGCGTCTGGCCCTTCCGGAGGAGACGGAACTCCTGGCGGGGCACGCATCTCTGGATCGCGTGGTCAGTTGGGCCTGCGCGATGCGCCCGATCCCGCCTGCCTTTCCCCGCCTGGAGGGCCATGAGCTCGCCTTGATCAACGCCGACGACTTGCGATATCTGGATGATCTCCCGCTGGCGCAGGTCATACGCGGGTTGCATCAGGCGAACGTCTCCGCCATTGCGGTGCTCGGCCCCGTGGACGAGGCGGCGATCGCCGTCGCCCAGGAGACGGAGATGCCCTTGTTCGCTCTGCCCGCTGAGATCATGATCGCGGCGGTGGAGCGGGAGATCATTCGGCTGATCGTGGATCGTGAGGCCTCGCTGGAGCGCTTCCGCTCTCAGATCGCTCATCAGTTGGCCGAGATCGCCATGGCCGATCGTGGCTGGAGGGCTCTGGCCGACGCATTGGCTCGCGCCAGTCGCAAGACCGTGGTGATTCAAGACGCCATGCTGCGCGTCTGCGGACTCGGCTCCGGGCCAAGCCCACAGTTGCCCCTGCAGGTGGGGGAGGTGGACGGCCTCGTGGAGCCCACGGTGCTCCCCGCCGGCGACGGCGATATCGGCCGGCTGGTGTTCCCCATCTGTGTCGAGGGGGAGGTCGTGGGCTATCTCTCCCTGTTGGGCCCGCCCGGCGGATTTGATGCCAGTGACCGCATCGTGGCCCAGGAGGGCGCGTTGCACTGCGCGCTGCAATTGGCGAAGGAGCGCGCCATCAGCGGCGCGGAGAGACAGCGACGCGCCCGGTTTCTGGCCGATCTGCTGAGCGGGCGGGAGCTGGATCCCATCGTGCTGGCTCGCCAGGCAAGTGCCTTTCAGTATGATCCCAGCCCGCCGCAGATCGTGCTCACGCTGGGCACGGTGAAGGGGGAGGGGCCGGACGCGGAACATCTGGCTCGCAGGGTGCAGGAGGAGTTGACACATCGTCGGGTGGCGGGCTTTGTGGCCGTGCGGCCCGCCTCGACGGCGCCCGTGCTTGCCCTCTTTCCCCTATCCGGCGAGGCCCCGGCCCGCGCTGGGCGGCGTTTGGCTCTTGCCCTCCTGGAGGCCCTGGCACGTCAGTTCCCCCAGATCGCCCTGGTGGGAGGGCTCAGTCGCCCCTTGTACACTCTGCGTGAGGCCAAGGAGGCGGTCGAGGAGGCGGAGCAGGCCTGGTCGCTGGGGTGTCGTCTGGTGAGCGACCAGCCGTTCCAGCTTGTGGATGCGAGCGAGCTGGGGGTATACCGACTGCTGCTGCCCCTGGAGGGGACCCCGGCCCTGCGCACCTTCTATCAGGAGACCCTGAGCCTGTTGGAAGCGTACGACCAACGTCACGGCACGCACCTTGTGCACACCCTGGAGGTGTATTTCTCCCAGTTGGGGAACCTGAGCCGCACGGCCGAGGTGCTGCACCTGCATCGCAACACGTTGATCTATCGCCTGGAACGCATCTCCGCCGTCCTGGGCGTCGACCTGGAGGACGCCGAGGTACGCCTGCGGCTCCAGCTCGCCCTGAAGGTTCGGCAGCTTCTTCGGGAGAGGGCTCGACGGGAGGGTTGATCGGCTGGGGAGTGATGGAGGATCGACCGGCGCCCCTGCCGGCTTGTGAGAGGAACGCTTCGTCGCCTGAGATATGTGAACATTGCCCAAGCGCCGTATCCCTTTTTCGGTCCCTTTGCCCCTGGCGGGGTCGGGCCCCGGTGGCTAGACTGCAAAGCGCATCATGGCGCGGGAATGGGCCCGGCGCTCTGGGGTGAGATGGCCATCGTGTGCGTGGTGACGATTCCTGTCCATGGCC from Chloroflexota bacterium includes:
- a CDS encoding GNAT family N-acetyltransferase, which produces MSRQPIAVRIRPLRPEDIPAWVALINAADAVDELGRATTVEEARAKLRSPGYGYDRVLLAWHRRRLLGYADLWRQADDRAIGGVTVHPFFRGRGVGRKLLRRLIGLARREGVRVLDVPVVPRIQAAVALLIGAGFRRVRYWWEMVWVGRVPPPAPDPPPGVRLRTYHPGQDAQAWLALDAAAFSRHWGATPLTPEDVAALADRPDFDPDGLWFAEVDGKLVGQALARYNKQGPTLLGMPVGRIDEVAVLPAYRGRGIGRALVLAAMNYLWSRGCRVIELTVDGENARARRLYDTLGFVEAGQLHWYRYELESGRSSD
- a CDS encoding methyltransferase domain-containing protein — encoded protein: MKVGRRLWEALWRIYDRPQPAVPWRDGGNLPWDDPDFSERMLREHLDQSHGAASRQQAEIDRQMDVIWRWLQLRPGARVLDVTCGPGLYAVRLARRGCVVHGIDFSPASIRYARELAAEQGVADRCRFTLADVRSALPLERDAGYDAALFLYGQLAVFPRDEAKALLSDCARALRPGGRLLIELLDFERLDRRSHSSWWYTDQGGLWGDFPYLHLGERDWDAEQRAAVERYYILNLETGELHTYGLVDQGYPVEEMVSMCRAAGFSQVETHPAWDGLDLYDADEWIVYVAERGV